The Struthio camelus isolate bStrCam1 chromosome 21, bStrCam1.hap1, whole genome shotgun sequence genome includes the window ATAGGGCAGAAACAGTTTGGTTTGCTCCTGTTGGGCCAGCCTTGCTGTGCATATGAACAGACACAGAAAGGATTTGCCCCTAGTTTCTGCTACCTCAATCCAGGAAAATGAAGTTTGGAGCAACGTCTTTGTTTAGGACCAGGCGAAGTGCTGGATCTGGGTTACCATGGTGACTGTGGGATGTTGCAGATGGTTTTGGTGCCTCTCCTAGGCTCCACAgccccagaaaaaaaatctcatgaggaTGCAGGGTGGGAGCACCTTCGGGTGCTGGTGAGGAAAGAGCATGTTTCCCAGCCTTTCTCTCGCCCTCCGCCTGCCACAGCAGGGGAAAAGGCGGCGAGATGTTCCTGCCCTGTGCTGATCATGGAGTGGAGAGATGCTGCATGAAAGCCTCACAGCTGCCCTGCAGCTTGGCCAAGGTCTTTCCACCCATCCTTGGCTTGACCTCTGGATCCCCCCTGGACCAGGATGGGAGCCCACCGAGAAGCAACATGTTGGGAAAGCAAGGATGATACTCGCGGGATGTAGGAGACGGGTGGTAGGCGGGGAGTCTAATGGGCCATGGCATTTTTGGCGCGCAGTTGTGCCCACCCTCAAGGAGGGGTAGACGTGCATAGGCTGAGGCGAGATGACGGCATACGGAGGACCTGATGTGGGGGAGAGAGGCCAGAGCAGCGTTCTGGATAGCTTCACCCAGTTTGCCTGCCTCACAAAACAAATTACCAGACCTGTTCTTGGAGAGCTGTTTCCATCTTTGAAGCATCTTTAGCCTTTGTTTTATCATCCCAAACAGCATTAAGCACTTGTTGGGGAGGCGTCTTATCAGGCACATCTGCTTGGAAAGGCTTGAAAGGCCCTTGTCAGGCTTCTCTTCTTGCATGCTTTGAATTTATAGCTCCTCATTGCCTGGAGAATCCCACCGAGCTGGGAAATATAATAGAAAAGAAGATGCCCCCATCCCAAGCAGAGCTGATGCTAACACGGCCGTTTCACCTACAGCATGGCTTTCTCCTGCCAGGATGCCCACAGTCAGATCGTGCGCTGACTCATAGTCCTGACCGGCCatgctgctttgcaggagccagttCCCTGATGTGATAAATACTGTGTTAGCTGtgtggaggaaaaagcagaatcaGTGCAAGGGGTCAGTACTGGAGGCAGAATCCGGTTTTCTTGGCTCCCCGGCTCAAAACTGATCTCTCAGCCCATGGTCTCTGGGGATGAATCTCATCACCGTGCTGTGTGACACCTTCCCTGTGCACAAATTGAATGACAGCTGGATTTGGGAAAGGGCAGGGCTGTCACGGTCACTCTGGGTTTGCTCAGCCTCGAACATCCTGGAAGCTCCCGGGGTGGTTCGCTGCCTCCACCTTGGGTGCAATAGCAACTGTCACGCCCCGCGCCCAGCCTTTCACTGCTACCGAGGATTGTggcgcagggctgggggcactcATCACATGGTTGTCAGGTTGGAATTTGGGGCTAGCAGAAAGGTGACAGCCTGGGTTTGGCCTCAGCAGGGTTTCCGAGTCGGCCATGCGCACCAGGGAGCTCCTCCACAAACAAACCATGCCCTTAGAGGAGCAGAAAGCCTTGGGCAAAGATGCTTAGCTGGTATAAAGGCTAGAAAAAAGCTTGGCTCTGCAAACACGGCAGCCGGCCACTTCCCGCTGTCCAAGAAGCATTGCATCAAGTGACCTCCACGCACGAGGAAAGCTGAATGCTTTCGACGGTTAGCCATGCAGACTCCCCACGGACTCTGCAAGCCTTTCTCACCGTCTCCCACGGCCCCCAGTTGTAAGCATGAAACCAAGCTGGTGAATAATTCTGCTGATGTATGGAAGAGAaaatcctgctctctcctcctgggGCAGACTGGCACGGCtaatgggaggaagaggctgtgaCAACTGGATTTTGTGGCTGAAGTCAGCAGATCTGACTCCTGGGACACATGAGAACAGGCAGCAAACAGGAGCCACTTTTGCACAGTCACTTCTCGGAGGCGAGCAGTGCTTCAAAGCAAAAATCCTTAGCAGGATGTCGTAacttggaggaggagaaaaaacaagcaaacaaaaaaaacccacaagctcTATAGGGCTGGGAAACACAGAGTCAAGGATTGAGGTTcccaaaaagcctttgcctggcaCTCGTGCCTCTCCGCGCGGACAAGGGAACTACATGAGCCGAACTACCTGGCGCTGGCGAGTCCCGAGGACCTTAAAGCTCGATGCAGTCACCAGGTGCAAGCGTGAGTTTTAGCTATCCGAGGCAggggacctccctgctcaaaggcaGGACAGGGTTCTGCCAACAGCGGTGTCACTGGAAGCGGGTGACGGTGGCCACAGGAAGGAGGGAGTCTCAGTTGGGCGCACGccggtgcaggcactggtgctgGTAGATGTGGAGTATCTGGGCTTATCCCGTGGCCTGAACAAATTGTGTGGGTCTGTCTTTAAATCCCTCTTGTGTTAAGAGGCTGGGGCAGGAAACTCGGCTTGGGGAAAGGGCGAGCGCACATCCATGTGGCGTTGGGTCGGGCTTCAGAGACGTGCGGGCTTGGCCCAGCTGGGGACTGGGAGCAGGCTCTCCTCAGACTAAGCGGGGGAAGCTGGGGCATGACCCTCCGGATGCTCTGGCCAAGACCCTGGGATCGACCCTCATGCCCATGTGTTCAGAGGGGGACTGGGAGATGCCTGAGAGGTTGCAGGGTGCTTGCCCCGAAAGGGACATCTCTCCCATCCCTGTAACACTGGCGCTCAAATCAGCTCTGTACGTCCTTCCACCAAGGATGGAGCCACCTCCGTTCAGGGACAGCATTTTCCAGTTCGGCAAATACCTGGCGGCCGCGCTTGCGAGAGGGGCCGGTGGAGGAGGTGCGTGGCACAGGAGGTTTTGCCCACGGCAGGCTCCTGACTCCGTCCTCCCCACTTCAAGCCCTGCTCACATCCCAAGCGATGGGAaacctggcagctcctggaggccATCCTCATGCGATGGGGGCCAGGGGAGCTAAAAGCAGGCTCCGGGAGGGAAGTGGTTTTGAGGGAGAAGTTTGTTGGTGATGAGCACACAGCCGCGCTGCGGGAGCAGTGTggcagctggagctggcagcCGAGCGTTTGTCCTGCTTGTTTTGGCTGACTTCGGAGACCTCTGGCTTTTCCTAGTAGCACTTGGATGTGCCGGTACTCAGGAGACCTGACCTGGCACATTCAGACACTGCTGAAAATATCCCCCTTGCAGGCAATAGAGGCAAAGGGGAGCCGGCAGCTGGGCTCCCGGAGAGACGGGGGAGTGGGCTGCGGAGGGATGGTTGTTCTGCTCAGGCTCGCTCTCTACCAGCCAAAAACACACCCACAGAGCCATTGCAGTGACGCATTCAAGGTGGCCCAGGTGGGGAGCAGAGGTTGGGTCTCCTCAGTTTGTGCCACACTGGGCATCCAGCCAAACATGGGTCCGTGCTCCGCAAACCCGTTGCCTCCTAACCAGTTGCGCTGGCTGTCGTGGCAGGTACCTGGCGAAGCTGTCTTCAGTGGGGAGCATCTCCGAGGAGGAGACCTGCGAGAAACTGAAGGGCTTGATCCAGCGCCAGGTGCAGATGTGCAAGAGGAACCTGGAGGTGATGGACTCAGTACGGCGCGGCGCCCAGCTGGCCATCGAAGAGTGCCAATACCAATTCCGCAACCGCCGCTGGAACTGCTCCACGCTGGACACTCTGCCTGTTTTTGGGAAGGTCGTGACACAAGGTGAGCCAGCCAGCCATGCGTCGGAGAGGTGTTGGGCAGTGGGGAGCAATAACAGCGGGTTTTATTTGACTGACCCCCAACGTCGActctggggctggtggtgaatgGTTGGGCCGAGCGGCCTTCACTCAGCACTTTAGTGGGGCTCTTGTGGCTGCGTTGGGTGCAGCATGTGCAGGCTCTTGCCATTCCTCGGCCACTGGGTGCTTTCTCTGCTGAGCCTCTTTCATGCCCCAGGGGTGCACATCGCATGCAAGCACCAAGGTGGGACCAGCACAAGGTGCCCAGCCTGGACTTTTTACAAGGACATGCCAAGTTCGAGTGGGACCCTAAAGACATGAGTCTCTCCACGGCCTGATCTCCATCCCAAGGAGCTTCCCCTCgccaggctgcagctgcaacAAGACACGGGATTTATTCAGTCTCTTCTCCGGGCAGTGCAGAAACCGTAAGCGCTGCCGGACCGTGAGCGCTGCTAGTGAACAGAGCCGGCAGCGTGCAAGACCTTGGGAGGACAGCCCTCTGCCGCCCGATCCGAGTAAAAACACACCAGCCCTCCAAGGACAGCATCTCCTGCTGCCGCCAAGCCTTCAGGAAGGATTTACGGCCAGGacagccccccagccccttcgAGCTCAGCCACACACAGGCGTTCGGCGCACCAGAGGCGCAGGGCCGTGACCAACCCGAGCGAGGGGGGGCAGCAAAGCGGGGCAAGCGGAGCAAGGAGCCAGGGACACGCTGGGGACGTGAGCACGAGGAGAGCTCTACCAAGCCTTGGGGTGAAGAGCCGGAGGGGAAAGCCCCTCTCCTCAACCCCTGGAGACCTCCAAAACATCCCTTGCCTCCCCTCAGGTATTGTTTCCAGCTCTGATGGGCTTTCTCCCTTCCCATCCCAGGACACATAAGTCCAAACTTTCCCCGGCTCCTTATTTGACTTTCCTCCCCTCAACACAGGGGTGAAGATCTCTTCTTGCGAAGGTTCAGGACTGGAAATACCAGAAATACCAGAAACTAAAAGTCGTCTCTTTTTAGGCAGCCACAGCACAAACCGACCAACACGATCCTACTATTAACCTCGATTAACTTGGAGGCGGTTCAGTCCCCATGCTGGCTAGGTCCTCCCCAGCCGCTGCCGCCTGGGCCAGACTGCAGCTTGGCCACCGAAGTCTGCACTGCGACCACCAAAGTAGCTGCCCTCGGTCCGACCGGCGAGCAAGGGGCAACGTCTGCTCACTAGCTATCCCCCGCCAAACATGAAACGGCCCTAGCATGAGACTACCCCAAATGCCGGCCTCCTCACTCAAAGACAGAGGAGCTGTGTCCTCAGCCACCCTCGGTGGCCAGCAGGGATTTGGGTGTTGCAAGAGCTGACGACCGTGATCCCTGGCCACGCCGCCCTGCGGTGCTTGCATGCAGAGGTCTCCCCTGGTGGCCTTCGTCTCTCGGATGAGCTTGTTTAAACCGTGCAGTTGTCATGCAGGTAGACACAAGCAGGAGTTGGGCAGTGGCCACACTCTGGGGACTGGTGTGGTTTTGCAAGGCATTTTTGGAACAGAGAGGGGGTATTGCAAGCTAGTTTTGGAGGTGCCAGGAGCTATGGCACGCTGCATGAGAGGATGACAAGTATCTGCAGCTGCAGGGTATGTTCCTGGATATGGAAAGCAGCCAAGGAAGCAGGACTGTTTTGGCTGGAGGGGGGATTTCATGGACAATTCAGAGGTGCCCTgcaagcaccaggcaaggcagttTCTCCTTAAAAGCTTGGGAGAGCTCTCCCCGTATATCAGTGCAGCTTCTGCATGCCTCTCATTGCCAGGTTATGCCCATCACGTTCACGTTTTAACCCTGCAGGACAGTTCccagctccttcccagctctCACTGCTGCAGGGTGATCTTCCAGCATCTCTGCTGAGCCTGGTCCAGGCTTGGCACTCGGTGAATGGAGCATGCCTGAGAGCAGGGAGGAAGGTTTTCCTGCAAGGATTTGGGACAAAAAAGGCTCTCATCCCCATGTTTGGGGTGAGAGAAAGAGAATGGCTTGACTTGCTAGTTCTGTGTTGCCTGTTTTGCTGCAAACTAGTTTTTGTGCTAGCTTCTCAAGGGGGTTTATGTGCAACACCAATGTTGGGACAGAAGGGGAGCAGAGGCATGGCATGTGCAGGGTATCAGTAACAGCCCGCCAAGGGCCTTCATCCACCTGGGTGCGCATCCTCCAGAAAGCCCTCTCGTGcttcggacctcctgccaggttTCCCAGCACCATTTGTGTCGTTGCAGGGACGCGGGAGGCAGCGTTCGTCTATGCCATCTCTTCGGCAGGGGTGGCCTTCGCTGTGACCCGAGCCTGCAGCAGTGGCGAGCTGGACAAGTGTGGATGTGACCGCACGGTGCAGGGGGGCAGCCCACAGGGTGAGTGTGCAAAGATAGGGGATGCACGGGGATGCCGAATGGCCGTGCACGGAAACACCCATCCCTTCCATTCTTGCCACCCACTAGAGcaaggagaaaagaataaaaaagcctCCTGTTAGTCCACAGAGGTCCCGTCAAAGGGCATGTAGGAGCTTTGCCAATGTGGCAGATGTGTTGCCCCACATTGCCTCTGGTTGTCACCCCGGGGACACTCACATGGCATTTCCGCAGGCTCTggtatctcttttctttcctaaccccttccccagcaactGAATGCACGTGCTGCTCCCTTGGCCAGGGACACGCTCCAGCGGCTAGTGTGGGCAGCTGGGTAGCAAGACAGAAGTGGGAGCAGGCCAGCTCTGCTCTAGCAAGAGCAGGgccagagaggaagaggaaggcaggctggtttcatGTGCCTCATCCATGCCCTCTGCCTTAGGCTTCCAGTGGTCGGGCTGCTCCGATAACATCGCCTATGGCGTGGCCTTCTCACAGTCCTTCGTCGACGTCCGggagaggagcaaaggggcttcttCCAACAGAGCGTTAATGAACCTCCACAACAACGAGGCAGGAAGGAAGGTAATAGCGATGGGATCTGCTTTGGGGTCTGCAGCCACCAGTTGAGTCCTTTGGTCTTCCGTTAATGCCATCGGCTCCCATGCGTTGGCATCGGTTGCTGCACGTCTACTCCAGATCTCCTATGTCGCGTCCTTTTCACTCTCCGGCCTCGCTGGAGGACTGTGTCCGTCCTGAGCTGACCGTCCTGTCTCGTTTCTTGTGTGTGCTCCTCCAGGCGATCCTGAACAACATGCGGGTGGAGTGCAAGTGCCACGGTGTGTCAGGCTCATGCGAGTTCAAGACGTGCTGGAAAGCCATGCCCCCCTTCCGCAAAGTGGGCAACGTGCTGAAGGAGAAATTCGACGGCGCCACAGAGGTCGAGCAGAGCGAGATCGGCTCTACCAAGGTGCTGGTGCCGAAAAACTCCCAGTTCAAACCGCACACAGACGAGGACCTCGTCTACCTGGACTCCAGTCCCGACTTCTGTGACCATGACCTCAAGAACGGGGTGCTGGGCACCAGCGGCCGGCAGTGCAACAAGACCTCCAAGGCCATTGATGGCTGCGAGCTCATGTGCTGCGGCAGGGGCTTTCATACGGACGAGGTGGAGGTGGTGGAAAGGTGCAGCTGCAAGTttcactggtgctgctccgtcaAGTGCAAACCCTGCCATCGGGTGGTGGAAATCCATACGTGCCGGTGATGCCTGGAGGGGAGCACTCGTCCGTCCCCCCTCTCTAACTGACCCTGCTTCTCCCTTGCCCCGTGGCCAGGACTGGAGGAAGTGACCCAGACgctgcagggagagggcagcTCTTTTCAGAGACAGAGCCCcagaggaaaacagattttaaagaaaaaaaaaaatatttaaagtttcaAAAAAGCGAtcgttgggtttttttttttttttccatcctgtttgcttgctttatttattgctGAAGCCAGAGCCCCACGGTGTCCTCCAGTGCCGGCAGGGACGTGTCTGCTCTCACTGGCTGGCTG containing:
- the WNT4 gene encoding protein Wnt-4, whose amino-acid sequence is MSPEYFLRSLLLIILATFSANASNWLYLAKLSSVGSISEEETCEKLKGLIQRQVQMCKRNLEVMDSVRRGAQLAIEECQYQFRNRRWNCSTLDTLPVFGKVVTQGTREAAFVYAISSAGVAFAVTRACSSGELDKCGCDRTVQGGSPQGFQWSGCSDNIAYGVAFSQSFVDVRERSKGASSNRALMNLHNNEAGRKAILNNMRVECKCHGVSGSCEFKTCWKAMPPFRKVGNVLKEKFDGATEVEQSEIGSTKVLVPKNSQFKPHTDEDLVYLDSSPDFCDHDLKNGVLGTSGRQCNKTSKAIDGCELMCCGRGFHTDEVEVVERCSCKFHWCCSVKCKPCHRVVEIHTCR